Proteins from one Aerosakkonema funiforme FACHB-1375 genomic window:
- a CDS encoding XDD4 family exosortase-dependent surface protein encodes MFRYTNSTLKHFTFGVSTLVLIAAGQISRADAASLTFTGTGTNTYATRGAFDALGASAVFDDALNPGKLTITLTNTGPGASVPSDVLTALFWDYNGTPLSGLSLFSATAPVLSNGQTNVNLAGSLNEWKLPNGSITAVSQDYGIGTAGLGIFQGGGGSQMDYGIVSNASYDDANKAITDGTFVKGSAQFVLAGLPGDFDVSKIGNVRFQYGTALNEPSLVGNAPPAPPAEPPAPPAEPPAP; translated from the coding sequence ATGTTCCGATATACAAACTCAACACTAAAGCATTTCACATTTGGTGTATCTACATTAGTTCTAATTGCAGCAGGACAAATCTCTAGAGCAGACGCAGCATCGCTTACATTTACAGGGACAGGAACCAATACATACGCAACACGCGGAGCGTTTGATGCTCTGGGAGCATCAGCTGTTTTTGATGACGCCCTAAATCCAGGAAAACTGACAATTACCCTGACTAACACGGGGCCAGGTGCCTCAGTACCTTCTGATGTGCTGACCGCACTTTTCTGGGACTACAATGGCACTCCGTTGTCTGGCTTATCCTTGTTCTCAGCTACAGCCCCAGTCCTAAGCAACGGTCAAACTAATGTCAATCTTGCAGGGTCTTTGAATGAATGGAAATTGCCCAATGGTAGCATCACTGCCGTAAGTCAAGACTACGGTATAGGTACTGCTGGCTTGGGTATCTTCCAAGGTGGTGGCGGATCGCAAATGGATTATGGTATCGTCAGCAATGCGTCTTACGACGATGCGAATAAAGCTATCACAGATGGAACTTTTGTGAAAGGTTCTGCCCAATTCGTTTTAGCAGGTCTCCCTGGTGACTTTGATGTAAGCAAGATTGGCAACGTTCGCTTCCAGTACGGCACAGCTCTGAACGAGCCTAGCTTGGTGGGAAATGCACCCCCAGCTCCTCCCGCCGAACCACCAGCTCCTCCCGCCGAACCGCCAGCTCCTC